In the genome of Podospora pseudocomata strain CBS 415.72m chromosome 7, whole genome shotgun sequence, the window CCCAGAGGAGCCAACGCTGCGGGTTAGCTGGTACACCCGTTATCGCGTGTGCCGTCGTCTACGGCTTGGGAAGAAGCCTGTGAGATCTTGGAGGATTAATGCCCCACTTCCCCGCGCTCGCTTATCTAGACAGTGTAGTACAGTTATCGCCGCCGCACAGCAGGCCTGATAAAGCCAGATCAAACACTGTGCCTGAACCTCCGAGCTCCCTTAAATCCGTCATCAACTATATAAACTCCAACTAGCATCTGCAGCATCCATGGAACTGCTCTAGAATCCCAACCCACGCAGAATTACATGCCAATGAGCTACTGACGTGCTAACCCTTCCCGCTTTTGCCGCAACCAGTCCTGTGATTCTGCCgaaccctccctcctctctctcgcCGGCGGACCCGGCGACCGGTCCATGCCTCCCTCTTATCCTCCAAACTTCCCAGCGACCTCCGCGGcgcaccaacaaccaccacaactatCCTCCTCCCGAAGACGACCCCGCGTCGACTCCTACTCGGACcccgacaccaacgacaacaccacccgcaccgccgccagcaacaacctaGGCAAACGCCCCCGAGGCGAATacaccttctccccatccgcccaactccccaccccccatcaacaagaCCCATTCCAGCCCATAATGTCATCCAAAGCCCAAGGCAAGCGGCCCGAATTCATAGACCTCACACAAAACTCCAGCCCCGGCCGGCCATCCAACAGCAGttacggcggcggcggcggcggtcgACCAGGTGGCATCACAGGCCTACAACCCCATCTCGGTCCACGAAAATTAGTAATCAAGAACCTGCGCCAGACGACATCGACGCAAAGGGCCGGCGCGGACGAATACTACACCCGAACTCGAGCTGATTTGGATAATGCCCTGGACGCTATCTTTGCCGGCCGCCCTACAGGCGAGCCTATGGAGCTGCTGTACagaggggtggaggatctATGTCGGAAGGGCGAGGCGGAGAGCCTGTACAACCGACTGAAGGATCGATGTGACCGATGGCTTACCTCGGATGATGGCATTGGGcagttgaggaaggaggtcaCTGCCAATACCACGCATTTTAATGTAATTGAAGTtacggcggcggtgatgggggtgtaTCGGAGGTGGAATGCCAGGATGTTGATTGTGAGGAAGGTGTACTCGTACCTGGACAGGAGTTACCTGCTATTGCAGTCTACGATTGGGAAGGAGGACAAGGGGAGGCAGGGGGTGAATGATATGGCGATTAGTTTGTTCAGGAAAGCCGCGTTTGGGCCGAGGAGTGCGACAAAGGCATTGCCGCTTGGGGTGATGGTTCTCAGGGGAATGATTACGCTCATAAtgcaggagagggaggaccAGGAAAGGGAGCAGATCCCGGGCGGGTTGGATAGGGTGCAACTGCTGAAGGACTCGGTCACGATGCTGAAGGTGTTTGGGGTCTATGGCAAGTTCTTCGAGCCCTGGTTTTTGGAGCATTCATACGAGTTTTACAAAGAATTCGCCGAGCAGAAGAGTGAAAACTGTGGGTTGAGGGATTACATCAAGCACATCGATGCGCTGCtcaagagggaggagcacATGTGCGACTTTTACGGGTTTGACAGCACGACGAAACGACAGCTGCTGCAGGACGCGCATGGGGTTCTCATCACGAAGTATTCGGAGAAGCTGCTTGACACTGGGAGCGTGGCTAAGCTCCTCGAAGCTGAGGACGTGCCTTCTATGAAGGCGCTGTATCAGCTGCTCAAGCTGTCCGGCTTGCAGAATAAGCTCAAAGAGCCGTGGGACAGCTACATCAGAAAGACTGGCTCAGCGATTGTCAGTGACACGGCGAGGGGCGACGAGATGGTCATTCGCCTCTTGGAACTGCGGCGGTCGCTGTACGTCATGATCCGGGATGCTTTCGACCAGGACGAAGTTTACAGTTACGGCCTCCGAGAATCCTTTGGCGGCTTCATGAACGACTCCAAGAGTACTTCGGCTTGGGGGACAGGTACTTCCAAGGTTGGCGAGATGATCGCCAAGTACATCGACATGTTGCTGCGTGGTGGCCTCAAGACTCTTCCCAAGTCCTTGCTGTCAgacaacaaggacaaggccatCGCTGAAAGAAGCGGCCTCGCCGCCGCAGGCGACGAAGACTCTGAACTGGACACACAGTTGGGTCATGCTCTCGAGCTGTTCAAGTTCATCGACGGCAAGGACACGTTTGAAGCCTTCTACAAGAAAGACCTGGGTCGCCGGTTACTCCTGGGTCGCAGCGCCAGCCAAGATGCGGAACGGAGCATGATCACCAAACTTAAAGGCGAGTGCGGTGCTAACTTTACGCACAACCTCGAGCAAATGTTCAAGGACCAGGAGCTTTCCAGGGACGAGATGACGTCCTACAAGACCTGGCTGGCGGGCACAGGCAAAGCCACaaagggtggtgttgaccTCACTGTCAAGGTCCTGTCTCACTCTGCCTGGCCGACGTACAACGACGTCAAAGTCACGCTGCCcaaggaggtgttggagcaAACCACAAGTTTTGAAACGTACTACCAAGCAAAGCACACTGGGCGTAAACTCACCTGGAAGCACAACATGTCCCACTGCATCATCAAAGCCCGCTTCGATCGCGGGCCAAAGGAGCTTTCGCTTTCTGCCCAGCAAGGTTCGGTCCTGATGCTCTTCAACGACGTCCCCGACGACACCCCCTTGTCATACAGCCAAATCTCCCAATCGACCTCTCTGACGGGCGCTGAACTCGACCGAACCCTCCAGTCCCTCGCCTGTGGCAAGTCGAGGGTCTTGTCCAAGGCTCCCAAGGGGAGGGATGTTTACCCTACTGATACCTTCACCGTCAACAGGGCGTTTGCCGATCCCAAGTTCAGGGTCAAGATCAATCAGATTCAGCTCAAGGAGACAAGGGAGGAGAATAAGGAGACGCATGAGAAGGTGGCGAGGGACAGGCAGCTGGAGACGCAGGCGGCGATTGTGAGGATCATgaagagcaggaagacgATGGGGCATGCGCAGCTTGTGGCCGAGGTTATCAACCAGACCAAAGCCAGGGGGGCGGTGGATCCGGGGGAGATTAAGGCGAATATTGAGAAGTAAGTTTTTTCCTGGAGGAAGATTATGAGGGGGAAGGTTGCTAACGTGGGGATAGGTTGATTGATAAGGATTATattgagagggaggaggggaattATGTGTATTTGGCGTAAGCGGAGGGGTTGCTGTCaaggtggaaaaggggtttTATGAAAGTctgtttgtttgtgtttgtATTCAAGGGTATGGAATGGAAGCACAGCGAGGGAAATGCAATGGGATAATATGTTAAAAGCGCAAGAGAGAACTGTTCCTACGACTGGGGGTATTACAAAAGCGGGATTCGAGTACGATGATATGACGCTGTGgactgttgatgttgaagggtAGCTTAGACATTGAGCGCAGAGCAGAGGGATGAAATAACTCAATGTTGCGTGTGTGTAGTATGAATGTGGGAATTCCAGGTTGGCGGTGGGTCGTGCCTTCCTTTCTCTGGGGTTCAAACAGTAGTACCAAAGACAGGAAAGAGCAACTGATACCTGTGAATCTCCTCTATTGGCGCGAAGTGACATACTGTTACCATCTACGCTAGGACCTTGACCCGTCTGAGAAACCACGGAGAGCATTTCTGTGAACAGCACAGCCTTACGGGTCGATTTAGGGTTCCGACCTATGTGATACCTACTTTACCTACTCTGCCTCCACCTTGTTCGAGAGGCTTGGAAAGAAAAGGCGAGGTTCGGacgggtgggatgggggaggatggtgtggAGGtgcggtgatgatgctgtgccCGGTGTGGAAGTGTGGCACATATATGTTGGTGTCGGGAAAAGTGGGTGTAGACTTACGAAGCACGCATGGAAGCACTGATTACAGTTCTTCTTCCAGATACAAAATACACAGTACCTTACGCAGGGCTGGACCTTGAAGCCAACAAGATAAAAGACGGAAATTTCCCACCATGAAGCTTTTCACAAGGTCCACGTTGGTCTGAGGCATGGGTGAGTAGTTCGGTGTACGCCGGACCTTTGCTCCACagtcttgatggtggtgagggtgctgcCGTACGGCGCAGAACGGAGACCTGACGCAGGCAAGATGTCGGTTGATGACTGTGTCCGCAGCAGGTAGGTAAAGGAGGGGATAACACGCTGACTTAAGGGTCGTCAAATCAAGAGGTGTGGGTTCTCTTTTTGGTGGGAATTTCATGATTGTTATTGACATTGTTTCTTGTGTGCCTGATAGATCACTGGCTGATGGCAAATACTTACCAGAAATTGACGCTCAAAGGAGCTGTCAACCGAGTAtgtttgttggtgatttGGCCTGTTCGTTTAATCCAGCGGTTAAGCGTCTGGCTATTGTGTGGAGATGAGGGTTGATGCCGGCCCAATCGGTGTAAGTggctgggagggagatgccTGTTGGAAGCGCTGAAGGGATCTTGTTCCCATATTGGATGAACAGCACGGGCATTCTTGAAGAGAAAAATGACAGCTCACAGGACCTCTCAGGGCGTTCGGCCGGCTGAGAGGACGGGCTGAGAGGTTGTGGTtcgtgatggtgtggttCCCCTCATGCTGTCATCCCAGTGGCTTGCATCGTGGACCACCGTTCCTGCACTCCGGGTGCCACAGAGACATTTCAAACCGCGCGGGGGATGCGGTGCCACGAGGGCAACATACGAGTGGCATATCTGACTGTCGACCCCGTGAAGAAGTTTTCTTTTCATGTTGTGACTCGGGGTATGCATCGTGAGAAGAAGTCATGGTGAAGAGGTTCAGTCAGGAGATACTGAAGGTAAAGGTCTCGACCACCGGCCAAGTGGACCTCATTTACACCCCCGTCGATGGTACGGCGGGGAGTTCCGATAACGCGAGCCCAAGCTCTGCGAGTCCACagctcccgccgccgccgatcCGGCTGCTTCCTTGGCCGGCCACACGTGGAGaggctgctgaagaagggACCCCCTGGCGAAGAAGGATTTGACGCGCCTTACACACAAGACCTCAACATGATGACGGTGGAAATCACCGACCGATGCTCATTCATTCCCCCGCTGTTTGAAGGATTTATCAAGCGCCTCCCTCACGCATTCACCGTTCCCGGTCAAAACACCGTTCAGTAAACCCAACGTCGCCATCGTCCTGTCGTGTGCCCTGAGGTGTGGGAAAGAGAAGCCATTCCATATCGAGACAGGACCCAATGGCCAGGTACCATTTATAAATTTCGCTTATGCGGAGATTTAACTGCTTTCCAAAAACACCACGACCGTGCTGTTTCCCCCGTGCCAGTGTCTTTGGTTCATCATCCAGATTTCGATAGAAGTCGAGCCATCGAATGGTTCATATCCAGCCGCTCTGGTCTAATCTGTACCTGCGTCGCCCATTCGGCTCGGAGCCAGGAACCGCGTCCGAGACCGCCACCCGCCATCAATATTCATCTCTTGTTTTTATTCATCCATCCCAAATGACTCCTTCCGTGGTCAGATGCCCAGCAAACGTCTGTGTGTTGGTAGGCGCGTCTCCACCTTTGGACCTGAAGTCGAAACAAccagaagagaaaaaagtcTGGAAAG includes:
- a CDS encoding hypothetical protein (COG:D; EggNog:ENOG503NW1Z), which gives rise to MPPSYPPNFPATSAAHQQPPQLSSSRRRPRVDSYSDPDTNDNTTRTAASNNLGKRPRGEYTFSPSAQLPTPHQQDPFQPIMSSKAQGKRPEFIDLTQNSSPGRPSNSSYGGGGGGRPGGITGLQPHLGPRKLVIKNLRQTTSTQRAGADEYYTRTRADLDNALDAIFAGRPTGEPMELLYRGVEDLCRKGEAESLYNRLKDRCDRWLTSDDGIGQLRKEVTANTTHFNVIEVTAAVMGVYRRWNARMLIVRKVYSYLDRSYLLLQSTIGKEDKGRQGVNDMAISLFRKAAFGPRSATKALPLGVMVLRGMITLIMQEREDQEREQIPGGLDRVQLLKDSVTMLKVFGVYGKFFEPWFLEHSYEFYKEFAEQKSENCGLRDYIKHIDALLKREEHMCDFYGFDSTTKRQLLQDAHGVLITKYSEKLLDTGSVAKLLEAEDVPSMKALYQLLKLSGLQNKLKEPWDSYIRKTGSAIVSDTARGDEMVIRLLELRRSLYVMIRDAFDQDEVYSYGLRESFGGFMNDSKSTSAWGTGTSKVGEMIAKYIDMLLRGGLKTLPKSLLSDNKDKAIAERSGLAAAGDEDSELDTQLGHALELFKFIDGKDTFEAFYKKDLGRRLLLGRSASQDAERSMITKLKGECGANFTHNLEQMFKDQELSRDEMTSYKTWLAGTGKATKGGVDLTVKVLSHSAWPTYNDVKVTLPKEVLEQTTSFETYYQAKHTGRKLTWKHNMSHCIIKARFDRGPKELSLSAQQGSVLMLFNDVPDDTPLSYSQISQSTSLTGAELDRTLQSLACGKSRVLSKAPKGRDVYPTDTFTVNRAFADPKFRVKINQIQLKETREENKETHEKVARDRQLETQAAIVRIMKSRKTMGHAQLVAEVINQTKARGAVDPGEIKANIEKLIDKDYIEREEGNYVYLA